TTTGCTCCTCAGAACCATCACGCGAGGAGACTGCCGGATGATTCGAAAGCCAAAGTAGTGTATACTATGTATTTGTGAACCCAGAGACTGCCGGGGAGACTGCGGTTACCCTGGGACACGGCGGTGTCAGGCATCTTTGAACTCAGTACGGATTGAAGGATAAACAAGATGGAACATGAGGAGAAAGCGGAGCGCCTGGCAATGCTGCGCCATTCGGCGGCTCACGTGATGGCACAGGCGGTTCAGTCAATATTTCCCGGAGTGAAGTTCGGCATCGGGCCGGCGACCGACGATGGCTTTTATTATGATTTTGATGTAGCTAAACCGCTAACTCCCGAAGACCTCAGTAGCATTGAGGAGAAGATGCGCCAGTCTATTGCTGCCGATGTTCCCTTCCTCAAAGAGGAGATGGGCAAGGAAGCGGCGCGCTCGATATTCCAGTCGCAGCCCTACAAGATCGAGTTGATTGACGGTCTGGAGGAAGAGACGGTCACCCTCTATCGGCAGGGGGATTTCACCGACCTCTGCCGCGGCCCTCATGTAGTATCCACAGGTCAAATTGGGGCTTTCAAGCTGCTGAGCATCGCTGGTGCTTACTGGCGTGGCGATGAGCGCAGATCGATGCTGCAGCGAATCTATGGCACAGCGTGGGAGACGGCAGAAGAGTTGCAAAAACATCTTGCCTGGCTGGAAGAGGTCGAAAAGCGCGATCACCGCAAGCTGATCAAGCAGCTGGACCTGATCAGCTTTCACGAGGAGTCCGGGCCCGGTCTGGCTTACTGGCACCCTAAAGGCGGTCGCATTCGAGTGTTGATCGAGGATTACTGGCGCAAACTGCACTATGAGGGCGGCTATGACATCATTTTCACCCCGCATATTGGGCGCTCACATTTGTGGGAAACTTCCGGGCATCTTGGTTTCTACAAGGACAGCATGTATTCGCCCATGGATATCGATGGGCAGGATTACTTTATCAAGCCGATGAATTGCCCGTTTCATATCAAGATTTATAAATCCCGGCTGCGTTCCTACCGGGAATTGCCGCTGCGTTGGGCGGAGCTGGGTACGGTTTATCGTTATGAGCGCAGCGGTACGCTTCATGGACTCATGCGGGTGCGCGGCTTCACTCAGGATGACGCGCATATCTTTTGTATGCCGGAGCAGATTGAGGACGAGATTCTTCGGGCGCTGGACTTCTGTACTAATTTGCTCAGATCGTTTGGGTTTGAGGACTTCAAGGTGGAGCTGAGCGTGCGGGACCCTCAGAATCTAGGGAAGTACGGAGGCAGTGATGCGATGTGGGATCAGGCCGAGGGATCGCTGGTTCGGGCGCTGAAAGCGCGGAACTTCGATTACGTCCGGCGGGAAGGAGAGGCCGTTTTCTACGGTCCCAAGATCGATGTCAAAATCAAGGATGCGTTGGGAAGATCGTGGCAATGCTCGACTATCCAGTTCGATTTCAACCTGCCGGAGCGCTTCGATATGACTTACATCGGCGTGGATGGCAAAGAGCATCGCCCCTATATGGTCCATCGCGCTTTGATGGGGAGCCTGGAGCGATTCTTCGGAGTTCTCACTGAGCACTATGCCGGGGCTTTTCCGGTCTGGCTTGCTCCGGTGCAGGTGCAGATCATACCGATTGCCGATCGTCATCTGGACTATGTTCAGAAAGTTGCCGGTGAATTGAGGAAAGAGGGTTTACGCGTGGAAGTCGATGACCGCAAAGAGCGAATGAATCTCAAGATCAAGGATGCCCAGCAAGCCAAAATACCCTATATGGTCATTATCGGTGATGCTGAGGTTCAGGAATCGACGATCAGTGTCCGGCTGCGAAATGGAGAGAATCTTAAATCTCAATCGCTGGAGGCATTCAAAGATCGCGTGAAGGCTGCTATAATATCTAAGCGAGAGCTTTGACATATTCAAAGGATTATGCTATAAAGTTGACTACATGCTGATTTGGCTCATTCAGGTTGAAAAGGGGGAAGAATAGTCAAGAAATATACCGCAGCTCAACCAACCAAGCAATATCGCATTAACCAGTGGATCCGGGCCAGGGACGTGAGGGTGATTGGTGAAGAGGGAGAACAGCTGGGAGTGATGCCATTAGTGGATGCCCGGAGGTTAGCGGATGAGAGAAGTCTCGATTTAGTGGAAGTGGCTCCGGGCTCCGATCCGCCGGTCTGTCGGTTGCTGGATTTTGGCAAGTTCAGGTATGCTCAGGCCAAAAAGGAACGCCAGGCCAGCAAGGCTCAGAGGTCAACAGGTGGGCTTAGAGAAATCAGGATGCGCCCCAAAATCGGGCAGCATGATATCGAATTCAAAGTCAGAGCAATCAAAAAACTTCTTGAAGAAGGAAATAAGGTTAAGGTCCTGGTCATATTCCGTGGTCGGGAGATCGCCCATCCGAATCTAGGTAAAGAGATCCTGGATGGTGTACTGGAAACCTTGGGGGATTCAGCCAAGGTGGAAAGAGCATTGGGTATGGAAGGACGGAGTATGACGGTGATTTTGTCATCGGGAAAGCAAGCAAAAGTGGAACCAAAAGGGGAAAAGAATGCCGAAACTGAAAACCCGTAAGTCGCTGCAGCACCGTTTCCGCGTCACGGGAACGGGCAAAATTATGCGTACCAAGATTGGCAAGAGCCATCTGAGGCGTAACAAAAGCAAACGAACCCTGCGAGTCTATTCGCAGAGCTTGGAAGTAGACCACGTCGATGT
The sequence above is a segment of the Dehalococcoidia bacterium genome. Coding sequences within it:
- the infC gene encoding translation initiation factor IF-3, with the translated sequence MNQWIRARDVRVIGEEGEQLGVMPLVDARRLADERSLDLVEVAPGSDPPVCRLLDFGKFRYAQAKKERQASKAQRSTGGLREIRMRPKIGQHDIEFKVRAIKKLLEEGNKVKVLVIFRGREIAHPNLGKEILDGVLETLGDSAKVERALGMEGRSMTVILSSGKQAKVEPKGEKNAETENP
- the rpmI gene encoding 50S ribosomal protein L35; translation: MPKLKTRKSLQHRFRVTGTGKIMRTKIGKSHLRRNKSKRTLRVYSQSLEVDHVDVKRMKSVFPKGLR
- the thrS gene encoding threonine--tRNA ligase, whose product is MEHEEKAERLAMLRHSAAHVMAQAVQSIFPGVKFGIGPATDDGFYYDFDVAKPLTPEDLSSIEEKMRQSIAADVPFLKEEMGKEAARSIFQSQPYKIELIDGLEEETVTLYRQGDFTDLCRGPHVVSTGQIGAFKLLSIAGAYWRGDERRSMLQRIYGTAWETAEELQKHLAWLEEVEKRDHRKLIKQLDLISFHEESGPGLAYWHPKGGRIRVLIEDYWRKLHYEGGYDIIFTPHIGRSHLWETSGHLGFYKDSMYSPMDIDGQDYFIKPMNCPFHIKIYKSRLRSYRELPLRWAELGTVYRYERSGTLHGLMRVRGFTQDDAHIFCMPEQIEDEILRALDFCTNLLRSFGFEDFKVELSVRDPQNLGKYGGSDAMWDQAEGSLVRALKARNFDYVRREGEAVFYGPKIDVKIKDALGRSWQCSTIQFDFNLPERFDMTYIGVDGKEHRPYMVHRALMGSLERFFGVLTEHYAGAFPVWLAPVQVQIIPIADRHLDYVQKVAGELRKEGLRVEVDDRKERMNLKIKDAQQAKIPYMVIIGDAEVQESTISVRLRNGENLKSQSLEAFKDRVKAAIISKREL